AATACACAGTCTGATTGTGGGGGTGCAAAATCCCTTCATATCCAGGGATCTAAAACCAGTCAAATTGAAGCCtagttcttcatatatatagaatatttggCTTTTGCAAGATTTGAAATGTAGGAAGGAAAATGCTACACGCCTTACAAATTGCATGCATACAGTGGTGTTATTGGACATTGACTGCAAGGAGAATGGATTAGGATTGAGGATTTTTCAAAGCATAGTCGGAACGTTTTAGATTGGAATCCTCAATATGAGGATATCGAGGGAAAATCAAAATATTCTAGCATAAGCAAGGATATCAATGCGTATCAGAATTCTCTCTGTTTTTACTGGCTTTTTTGGGTCAGTGTTTTCGAAGTATCTGTATTAAAAGGGGTTAAAATCGCATTTATCAATATGCAAAAACTAAAAAGATTTGATACGCAAAAAGAGAACTCATTGAAAAGTTCAAATCCAGGGCTTATGACACCCAGCAAATGCAGAAACTTCAATGTTCATATCAGAGAAGTCAAATACGATTTATCAACACAATTTAAGATAGATCTGGAACGAATTGGACACAACGGAAGACTTGAGTCACAAAATGAAAAGTCTAGGAAAGCAACATCAAAGCCTTAGCAACTAAAGAGAGACGACTCAGTGCTACACAACTCAAAATTAAACAAACCCGGATAAGCAAACATTAAGAAACTACGAGATTtctaaagaaattaataaatatcTACATCTCAAACTATAGTTCCCGTAAATCTACACATTGCCAATTATTCATCAAGAATTTTagagggagagtgagggagaatCATTGAATTAAACGGTGTAAGCAATCGTATTATCCCTTCAATGCATGCGATCTACACGAACcttgtttttgggttttttccCTTGGGCAGAtcgaacaagaaaaacaaagagatctAAGGAAGGAAAGAGAGATTTTGGAAGGTAgagattaaaaacaaaaagcGTACCTTCGGGGATGGAGAGGAGAGGCTGAGATGAACAGTCGCACTGGCAAGGAGGGCAGGAATTTGAGGAGTGGCTGACGGCGGCTAATCCCTCCATGGAATGCCAGTAGAGGGGTGGCCCGAGAATGTATCCCGCTATGCACAGCCCCATGACCGCCAACCCCACCTTCAACACCGTTGGATTATTCATTCCCATATTCgtagacacagagagagagagagagagagagagagagagagagatagagagagaggcaGTTGTCGGCAGCAGCGTAACTCAGCTAGTCTACGTCTTCGTGGTCTTcgtcttcatcttctccttcgCACTTAACTATCAAgactatttactttttaaataaaataataagattaatgcttcgaataaaagaattatactaaaataatcttttaaaataacgtaattttattgatatattaaatttattttataattttatgttagtttTAATATTGGTTTTTGCGACTTCGAGCGGCTTTATTTACTGTATTATGTTAAGGTTGGGGGGAAGGGTAGTGATAGGATTACACTCTATTACTATCAATCTATTATTcatgtatttcaaatttttttatttttattttattttattttaagtatttttttaatattcttaatcattaaaaaaaattaaaaaaaaaacttactaatactcactttcttaattattaagtaaaataaaaaattaaaaaaattaaatacaaaaagagtaataaatGAGTTGTAATGGAGTAGTagctaggcctgcaacccggcCAACCTGGGCTGTGTTtggacccgacccgacccggtCCGATTCTCAAAAGAACAAAACACAACTCGATCCGACTTCACTTAGAATACTGAAATAGGCACAGAACTCGCCGGATCTCCACCACGAACTTGGTGTAGCAGGAAACATACAACATAGTGGAGAAGCCGGCTGAACAATAAGACGACGACAACCTGCGTTTTCCTTGGTCTCGTACCCTGTAAGAACGAAGACACCGCCGCCAATGACACACCGATGAGGATTGCCAGATCTCCTCCGCGAACTTGGTGTAGCAGAAAACATACAACAAGTGGAGACGCCGGCCGAACAATAAGACGACGACAACCCACGTTTTCCTTGGCCTCGTATCCCGTAAGAATGAAGACACCGCCGCCAATGACACACCGATGAGGAACCATGAATCGAGTCCACCAACCACGTTTTCCATCGAGTCCATGAATCAAGTCAAGACCCGATCCCTCAACCTCAACAGAGTCTCCATGAGTGCCCTCCCATATTTTCCCCAGCTCTGAAACCATCTCTTGGGGAGAAACTCGTCGATCTCTTGGGGAGAACTCGTCCCACCACGTGAAGgtcttcttcatctcatgctgGCTCTGAGCCTTCCGTCAAGTCCATGAATCGAGTAAAGATCTGATTCCTCAACCTCAACAAAGTCTCCATGAGCGCCCTCCCATAGTTTCCCCGGCTAGAAACGATCTCTTGAGGAGAACCTGTTGGCACGAACACCCCCCTTCCTAAAAATTTGAGAtctacaaagaaaataaaagaagatgaagacgGGTTGAGTGAGTTGTACGGTCGAATCCGACCATTAGCCAAAACCGTTCTTCTCGGATCGAGTCGGGTTAGTGTTCACGGACGGGCTGGGTTGCTTGGTTTCCTGCACAGGCCTAGTAGTAGCTATATCATTTTTTGGAAAGGGAAATGCGCTCGTTTATGGACTATACAATTTTCAATTCtcctgttttatttatttatatatatataaataggtcTTCTCTTTTTTGTTCCCACTATtccaagaaaattaattaatataaagagaCTTTGtatacaggaaaaaaaaatcattgttttcttaattagaaataataattCTAGAAATTCgacaaatttttttctaaacaaaGAGTCTTTGTTAGactataaattattttgtttaagcAAAAGATCATATATGAGTAGtgacaattaaatttttatttaataattaagaaagtgattttgagtgtgttgatgtatttttttttttttatgttttaaatatgtttaaatatgtttaaaaaatataaaaaaaattaaaaagtgaatTTGAACTATGTAGCACGCCCAACAGTAACAGCTGGGCGGCACACTAGCGAGACTATGTACATAATCCTTAGGACCTTTAACgtaagaaatattaaaaactaatgtCAACTTCATATTTGGCTCTTCAAACCTAATCAAAGTTTATGAAAGAAATACCATCATGTTTCTAAGAAACAAAACGTAGTATAGATAAATAATGCCTTACATTTTTCCAGATTTAGAAGAATGCCTTCTATTATTTCAATAGTTTCATACTAAAGCTTAAATTAGAGACATTATCTGATTTATCTCATATGAAGATCAATTCAAACACATCTTGTACATGATGTGTCATAATTGATCTGACCCAGAGAAAATCATGAGAAAACAGTAATAGAATTAGATGACCCAAGTCTCAACCCATTGCAGTCCTTCTACACCAAAATAGGAAAAGAAACGCCAAAGTGGCTGACTTGTATATGGTGGCTTTGGGAATCCCATGCTTTCCCTTTCGAAACAGCCCCTTAAAAAATGGCCAAAAGCATAACACCAACCAACTGCTGCAGAAAGCCTCCCCTAGCCCCGATCCACGCTCATCATGAGCTGGTGGATACTGCAACTTTAACAAGCTCACGACCAACGTAGTCAAGTGAACAAGCAAAATGGTTGTCCCCGACACAAAAATGGGTGACTCACTGAACGTAAAACTACCAGCATCATGATCATCACCACCACCACTATCACTGGGTTGGTCTTTTGGTGTAACTTCAAAAACTGTCTCAGATAATCCAAAGATTTTGAGCATAACACTAAAAAATCCAAACAACCGTGCTGTCATTGTGCTTACTCTTGTCATTCTCTGGTTATTCCACCATGCTCGAACCGATAGGCCAGCTCTCAGATATTCATGTAACGTGTTTATGTTGTTTGTGAGAAAGAGAGCAATTGGTACACATAGGGCTGGCTCCTGGACCTATATATAATGTACAAACATTAATTTTGAGCTTTTAAGAGGGAAAATTGTTTAGGGTTCTGGCTTAAATCTTACCTTGGGCAAAAAGTGGGAGTCGACAATAATACAATAGGCTGGAAGAAAAACATAGCATAGCTCAAAGACCGGGTGTAGGCCTGAACTGAGGATCAACAGATAGACTAAGCTTTGCCTCCATTGGAGCTTTGCAAAGAGGGAGGTAAATATGGGACAACCTCTGCTGAATAGAATTTCAAGCAAGCCGGTAGCCCACCTCTTTTGTTGGGTCATTGTGGCAGGGCCACCTGAGGGGGCACACCCAAGGAAGGCAGGTGGGTCTGGGGTACAATAGCAGGACCTCCAACCCCTTTTATGAATCAGTAGCCCTATTTGGACGTCCTCTGTTGCTGATCCATACAACCAACCCATCTGAAATGGGACAACCAAAAACATGGAAGTGCAAAAAAATAAGTAGAAAAACCATATATGCAAACTCATTTATTGAAATGAGCTTTAAATTTTGGACCCTTTTATGGTTTGCTAACTGACCTTTGTACCCCAACTAGTGCCATTCTCGTACCCACATCCAGATACTTGGTAGGCTGCCTCAATACAGCTTTGAAGACTGTTTGGTGGACGTGTTTTCCCtttcaaagcatcagcaaccgATTTGATCAACTCCTTTGAATTCCCAAATTTCGAACATATATCCTCAGCCAAATTTGCTGTGAAAATGAGGAATGAAAACTAATTTTTCACACAAAAAGGGAAAACCTCATTAAATTATAAGGAGTACTTAAAGTTCCAGCCGAATTGACATTTCGAGaatgcattttttaattattttttgagttcAGAAACATTGAAGTTTCTTCACTTACCATTAGTTGAGCCTAAATCATCTACCGACAGACCATAGATAATCTTTCTTCTGTGAAAACAACCTGTTCCTGTATACATTGGTCCTTGAATTCCTGCTGCTCCACGTCCTAAATGCTATGTACATAAGCAACATacaatcatttttcttgtaaaacaACACGAAAATCTGTATATGGACGAGATCATCATATATTATAAGACTgagcacaaaaaagaaaaagatatttaaatttGACCCACTTGGAGTGCAACCACCATTTGATTGCCATAAGGATCATCTTTTAATCCATCATAGAATTCTTGCGGGAATTGAGCAAATGCGATTTTTGATTCACTCTTGGAATCCAAGAACATGCACATTGCATGAAGAACAGCTTTTGGATTGTTCACAAACATGTCGCAGTCTACGTTGAGCATGTAGGGAGCATTCGTCATCAATCCAGACACTCTTgtctatataaatatttgatagaagcaatgaataattaatatctGTAGAGAATGAATCAATTCCATATGGTTTATCAACTCCttttaataactaaataaattaattaatcttaCTAGAACGTTCATGGCTCCCGCTTTATAATGATTTGGATGATTATGCCGCTTCTCCCTATATATATAGACCAAATGAGGCAACCCATCTGGGAGACCTTCCTTGTTCTCCCACATAACCTGCAATTAAGATtcttaaaatacatttttttgggAGATATGactattttgatatatttataataattgcaGACAACATTACTTCCTAAAAAATCATaacatgaaaaagaagaagagaaaagtaCATAGAGCTCCTCAAATTACCAACCCAATTTGGTTGTCATGACTCATGATCTCCTTCGAAGTTtcacataattatatattctttatgaaaaaaaaaagaaaaattcaagcacattttcctaaaaaaagaaatttaaaaaactattagaacactaaaaactgaaaaaatataaaaagtatgcAAAGTGAAAACATAAACAATggaaaatatctttaaaaactgtacaaaaattcaaaaattaaaaaaaagaaatgatcattttttttttcaaaacttaaataTCCGGACCGAGTTACACATCTGAAAAAACGGATCCAGATGTAGCTGGGTACGGACCCCTAGCTGGGTCAACAGTCTTGGTGATTTTACACAAGTCATAATGTTGAGTCATGTACTTGAATGGAGATTGGGttctccataaaattttctataatttaactaaaaatcatattttctaaaatttttccttaaattttactcatctttcaaaaacctcaTACATCACATTCTCTAttctttctctattctattaaaataatatttctttattatttatttattacttttttctctcatctcCATTTATAAACTTAACTACAAACaattataaacttaaaataatggTTTGGAGGCAAACAGTAAATCCCCATATTTGAAGATTCTTTATAGCAGCCCCATCCATTCACCCCAAAATGGGGAATGGGATGGGGGAGCGGTTTGGGATgaaattctcaaatattttctcaaaagttggagaatttgtgattttacGGTATAGGATGAGAATGCTCTTAATAATAGCTAGTATATTTACggggttttttttctttaagttaATCCGAAATTACACACATATAGATATGTCCCAGCGAAATGAAAAAGTGAGTTTACCTTGATAACGGTTGGATGGTTATTGCGATCGACATTCGAGAAATCTGCAAAATCACGAGGTGGCACAGATTTTTGGACTGCCACCTCAATTTTGTGGCAAAGCTGCTCATACTCATCCTACACGAGATGAAGACAGAAAGGCTCTATCTTTAAGATAtatcaattttgagatgaattCTAACTCTGGCAGGCAATGAATTATTACTATTACCTTCATCCTTTTCCATTCATGTTGGAACCCCTTTGTCCTATCACTGAACGTTATAATGGGATCATTGGAAAGGTATCTAAAAGGAGCTCTAACTTGAATATCATACTTCCTACAAAATGGTACCCAAAGTTGGGCAAACTTTGAGGCCTCGACAAGGGAATAGTAGGTAAGAGGAGAACAGCCATCATCCGATACATAGCAAGCAAGCTTCTGAGCTGGGTAATCTACTGCCAACAAAGAGAGCACTGTGTTTACAAGGATGATAGGAGGTTCTAGCACAGGGTCTGCAGTCGTCACAAACATGTCCACTGAGGGAAGCTCATGTACCCTATATATGTTCTcaataaaatgaagaagaaaatcatTAGAATATTAAGTTAGAAAATTAATGGACCTTTTATTATTAATCCCTCACTCTTTTATATTATTCCAACAATTCATGTAGCAAAGAAATCATAGCAGAATTACCCTTGCAAGAGACGGTCCGGGTACGTTTTGAATATCACTGGACTCCAATTGAGGTTGAGGACTAGAACCCAAGTGAGGGTCAACCATGACTCGCATAGGAAGGCAAGGAGCCAAGTGAGTCCTCCATGGTTTTTGAGGTGGAGAAAACGATAAGTAAGGAGAGAAAGGAGTAGGAATAAGATTATGATATTCAAGGTTCTTTGCAGAGTATTTCTAAGAGGGATTCTATCATGTAAAGGAAGACAGATTGGGCTCGCCATGGACCAGTAGATAGCCCGCTGCCTGTATTCAAGGTGTTCAAACCTCCATGACTGTTCACTAATTTATAGAGAACTATCAGGTGACTTTGTAGGTTGCCTTGATCATGACCATGATTTGTTGCGTATGTGGCTGTGAGGTGGGCATTAAATATTGTTTTGACTGAATAAGGAAGTTTTTTGAAGTGCCGATTGATCTTTTACCATTATTAGGCTTCAGTACTGTGAGCTTTAATATTAtcatttgtaataaatatagcATTAAGTTTGTTTGCTGGCACAAACATAAAATCTGACCGATTCATTTGTACTGTGCCATTTGATTTGTTTGCTGGCGTAAAGGATAATACTCTAAGGCTTGAAGCAATGTTAATCACGTTTGCTCTTCTAGATCAGTCAATAATCAAGGATAAAGATCAGTTGGAGAAGGATAAATCCAAACTAGAGTCAATAATCAAGTAGTAGTCAAGTAGGGTTGAACaaaaatccgaaaatccgactcaACTCTGACTTCGACAAATCGGAGTTggatttggagttttttttttttttttttttttttt
The genomic region above belongs to Carya illinoinensis cultivar Pawnee chromosome 4, C.illinoinensisPawnee_v1, whole genome shotgun sequence and contains:
- the LOC122307618 gene encoding cellulose synthase-like protein H1 isoform X5 encodes the protein MATPLRVGLRSTDYPAQKLACYVSDDGCSPLTYYSLVEASKFAQLWVPFCRKYDIQVRAPFRYLSNDPIITFSDRTKGFQHEWKRMKDEYEQLCHKIEVAVQKSVPPRDFADFSNVDRNNHPTVIKVMWENKEGLPDGLPHLVYIYREKRHNHPNHYKAGAMNVLTRVSGLMTNAPYMLNVDCDMFVNNPKAVLHAMCMFLDSKSESKIAFAQFPQEFYDGLKDDPYGNQMVVALQHLGRGAAGIQGPMYTGTGCFHRRKIIYGLSVDDLGSTNANLAEDICSKFGNSKELIKSVADALKGKTRPPNSLQSCIEAAYQVSGCGYENGTSWGTKMGWLYGSATEDVQIGLLIHKRGWRSCYCTPDPPAFLGCAPSGGPATMTQQKRWATGLLEILFSRGCPIFTSLFAKLQWRQSLVYLLILSSGLHPVFELCYVFLPAYCIIVDSHFLPKVQEPALCVPIALFLTNNINTLHEYLRAGLSVRAWWNNQRMTRVSTMTARLFGFFSVMLKIFGLSETVFEVTPKDQPSDSGGGDDHDAGSFTFSESPIFVSGTTILLVHLTTLVVSLLKLQYPPAHDERGSGLGEAFCSSWLVLCFWPFFKGLFRKGKHGIPKATIYKSATLAFLFLFWCRRTAMG
- the LOC122307618 gene encoding cellulose synthase-like protein H1 isoform X1; translated protein: MASPICLPLHDRIPLRNTLQRTLNIIILFLLLSLLTYRFLHLKNHGGLTWLLAFLCESWLTLTWVLVLNLNWSPVIFKTYPDRLLQGVHELPSVDMFVTTADPVLEPPIILVNTVLSLLAVDYPAQKLACYVSDDGCSPLTYYSLVEASKFAQLWVPFCRKYDIQVRAPFRYLSNDPIITFSDRTKGFQHEWKRMKDEYEQLCHKIEVAVQKSVPPRDFADFSNVDRNNHPTVIKVMWENKEGLPDGLPHLVYIYREKRHNHPNHYKAGAMNVLTRVSGLMTNAPYMLNVDCDMFVNNPKAVLHAMCMFLDSKSESKIAFAQFPQEFYDGLKDDPYGNQMVVALQHLGRGAAGIQGPMYTGTGCFHRRKIIYGLSVDDLGSTNANLAEDICSKFGNSKELIKSVADALKGKTRPPNSLQSCIEAAYQVSGCGYENGTSWGTKMGWLYGSATEDVQIGLLIHKRGWRSCYCTPDPPAFLGCAPSGGPATMTQQKRWATGLLEILFSRGCPIFTSLFAKLQWRQSLVYLLILSSGLHPVFELCYVFLPAYCIIVDSHFLPKVQEPALCVPIALFLTNNINTLHEYLRAGLSVRAWWNNQRMTRVSTMTARLFGFFSVMLKIFGLSETVFEVTPKDQPSDSGGGDDHDAGSFTFSESPIFVSGTTILLVHLTTLVVSLLKLQYPPAHDERGSGLGEAFCSSWLVLCFWPFFKGLFRKGKHGIPKATIYKSATLAFLFLFWCRRTAMG
- the LOC122307618 gene encoding cellulose synthase-like protein H1 isoform X4, producing the protein MATPLRVGLRSTVDYPAQKLACYVSDDGCSPLTYYSLVEASKFAQLWVPFCRKYDIQVRAPFRYLSNDPIITFSDRTKGFQHEWKRMKDEYEQLCHKIEVAVQKSVPPRDFADFSNVDRNNHPTVIKVMWENKEGLPDGLPHLVYIYREKRHNHPNHYKAGAMNVLTRVSGLMTNAPYMLNVDCDMFVNNPKAVLHAMCMFLDSKSESKIAFAQFPQEFYDGLKDDPYGNQMVVALQHLGRGAAGIQGPMYTGTGCFHRRKIIYGLSVDDLGSTNANLAEDICSKFGNSKELIKSVADALKGKTRPPNSLQSCIEAAYQVSGCGYENGTSWGTKMGWLYGSATEDVQIGLLIHKRGWRSCYCTPDPPAFLGCAPSGGPATMTQQKRWATGLLEILFSRGCPIFTSLFAKLQWRQSLVYLLILSSGLHPVFELCYVFLPAYCIIVDSHFLPKVQEPALCVPIALFLTNNINTLHEYLRAGLSVRAWWNNQRMTRVSTMTARLFGFFSVMLKIFGLSETVFEVTPKDQPSDSGGGDDHDAGSFTFSESPIFVSGTTILLVHLTTLVVSLLKLQYPPAHDERGSGLGEAFCSSWLVLCFWPFFKGLFRKGKHGIPKATIYKSATLAFLFLFWCRRTAMG
- the LOC122307618 gene encoding cellulose synthase-like protein H1 isoform X3, with protein sequence MFVTTADPVLEPPIILVNTVLSLLAVDYPAQKLACYVSDDGCSPLTYYSLVEASKFAQLWVPFCRKYDIQVRAPFRYLSNDPIITFSDRTKGFQHEWKRMKDEYEQLCHKIEVAVQKSVPPRDFADFSNVDRNNHPTVIKVMWENKEGLPDGLPHLVYIYREKRHNHPNHYKAGAMNVLTRVSGLMTNAPYMLNVDCDMFVNNPKAVLHAMCMFLDSKSESKIAFAQFPQEFYDGLKDDPYGNQMVVALQHLGRGAAGIQGPMYTGTGCFHRRKIIYGLSVDDLGSTNANLAEDICSKFGNSKELIKSVADALKGKTRPPNSLQSCIEAAYQVSGCGYENGTSWGTKMGWLYGSATEDVQIGLLIHKRGWRSCYCTPDPPAFLGCAPSGGPATMTQQKRWATGLLEILFSRGCPIFTSLFAKLQWRQSLVYLLILSSGLHPVFELCYVFLPAYCIIVDSHFLPKVQEPALCVPIALFLTNNINTLHEYLRAGLSVRAWWNNQRMTRVSTMTARLFGFFSVMLKIFGLSETVFEVTPKDQPSDSGGGDDHDAGSFTFSESPIFVSGTTILLVHLTTLVVSLLKLQYPPAHDERGSGLGEAFCSSWLVLCFWPFFKGLFRKGKHGIPKATIYKSATLAFLFLFWCRRTAMG
- the LOC122307618 gene encoding cellulose synthase-like protein H1 isoform X2, which codes for MATPLRVGLRSTGLTWLLAFLCESWLTLTWVLVLNLNWSPVIFKTYPDRLLQGVHELPSVDMFVTTADPVLEPPIILVNTVLSLLAVDYPAQKLACYVSDDGCSPLTYYSLVEASKFAQLWVPFCRKYDIQVRAPFRYLSNDPIITFSDRTKGFQHEWKRMKDEYEQLCHKIEVAVQKSVPPRDFADFSNVDRNNHPTVIKVMWENKEGLPDGLPHLVYIYREKRHNHPNHYKAGAMNVLTRVSGLMTNAPYMLNVDCDMFVNNPKAVLHAMCMFLDSKSESKIAFAQFPQEFYDGLKDDPYGNQMVVALQHLGRGAAGIQGPMYTGTGCFHRRKIIYGLSVDDLGSTNANLAEDICSKFGNSKELIKSVADALKGKTRPPNSLQSCIEAAYQVSGCGYENGTSWGTKMGWLYGSATEDVQIGLLIHKRGWRSCYCTPDPPAFLGCAPSGGPATMTQQKRWATGLLEILFSRGCPIFTSLFAKLQWRQSLVYLLILSSGLHPVFELCYVFLPAYCIIVDSHFLPKVQEPALCVPIALFLTNNINTLHEYLRAGLSVRAWWNNQRMTRVSTMTARLFGFFSVMLKIFGLSETVFEVTPKDQPSDSGGGDDHDAGSFTFSESPIFVSGTTILLVHLTTLVVSLLKLQYPPAHDERGSGLGEAFCSSWLVLCFWPFFKGLFRKGKHGIPKATIYKSATLAFLFLFWCRRTAMG